The genomic region GACAGCAATGACTGCAGCTAAAAAATGCAGCATCAGCCAATCTCTGAGACGTAAATTTATGATATGTCTGAGGTTTGGCATTAAGAAATCATTAACCATCCTGAATGGGAAAGCATGACCCCAATTAAAAGTAGGTAGagtgtgattaaaaacacactaaaagaaaacaatgtcaGAATTCAATCCACATAGGCCACCTGGCAGGGGATTTTCTGAAGTGCTCACAAGGAAGTCTAGAATTATCATGAATCaaatctcctccctcctctctctgtgtctcatgtCCAACTATTTTTGGTAAAGGGTGCGGAGAAGTACAAGTGATACATGTCGGCCAGGACTCCAGGTGACTCCAGTAGAACCAGTTAAAGCAATCATGAGGAGCATTTCTTTTGTGTTACTTCCTGGTTTTATGTAGCTCTGAAGAATGTCACTTGTCCACAGGAGGACAATTTCTATGAACTGTAAGAAGGTGGATGAACTTTCGAGTTAATTGTATTACTTGTATCGACCAGTAACATGTGTAAAAGGCCggtgggtagagtggtcgttctccaacaagaggtTGCCGtatcaatccccactcttctccatctgcatgGCAGATACTGAACAAGATATTGAACCCCTAGATGGCCCATCATAGaagttgagtgtactaattgtaagtcgctttggacaaggGTGTCAGCAAAATGACATGTAAAGTAATGTAAAACCCTGTGATCTCTGTTTTTCCTTACTTTCCATATCGTGATTAATAAGAATAATTGTTATTAGTGAGTCATTATAATAGTTTTCATGAAATGAAACTGACTTTGTTTTGAATGATTTATTGAAcggttgttatttttttcatacattgcatttCGGCTATTTCACTGGTCTGTTTAgtaatcttcagacccaagttcacaaacagtaaaataaaaaactgtgcaatTGAACTTGATATAAATCaatgcagcaacaaaacaaacattgtgaTTTTACCCTGTGGACAAATTGTGAAACTGTCAGTGACTATCAATGTTGTTGCTATGACCGAGATCAAAAACCATCGTgggtcagtctgtctgtgtctgtgtccaaaACAGTGACATACAAATATCTAATCATCATTATGATCTGGTGGTGACTTTGACCCACAGTGGGACCCAGTTGGTGACCGCCGCTGCAGTTTATCagaggacgtagaagaagacatgtttaaCTTGGACACACTGCCCCACCCCCCACTGACTGTTACAGAGCGCAGGcctgttcatttattttttaataaattttggAGTAAATTCATGTCCAAATCTAAACCAAACTCAGAACTGCACTTCCATGGACCGTTAACAATACACAAGTGGGAAGCTGACAAGTTGGCGAGATATACgttgcacacagacagacaacagaAAGACATTTGTTGAATTAGAAGGCAGATTGGTATGGAGACGGTTCATGCCATTGCACACGAAAAGACAACATTTCAAGTTTAACATCTTTATATTCATTTGGAATTTTCTTTAAATTCAATAGAAAAAAGCTCCGGCAGAGCTGTTAAGCATTTTATGGAGGGCAAGTTTGAGCATAATTCACAAATCTGgtgttgtaatgtttttttttgtttgctttattgCCAAAATATTTCTTTTGAAATTATTGGGATCTGTAGCATTTTACAGCAACAAGAATTATACTGGCTAATATCCACTGATGAAACAAACAACTAATGGAACTTTAAGTCTTATCTCTTGATTTTAATTAGAAGATAGAGTTTACCCTGTTTATGAATATaaggaaagaaatacaaatttcaACATTTCCATTACAAAGACTGCATCTGCTAGAAATATAATCTGTTATATGGTCAAAAAACTTCAGAGTAACTAAATAGGCATCAAGGTGAAATTGAGGGCGTTTTCGGACCTTAAAGTCTGGATGTCTTTATTACGTTGTTTACATTTTACCCAATTAACCAAATTCCAATAGAATTGAACCAAGGGTCATGTGATCTGGAACTTTTGGTCAGACTAAATTTCAGTCTGTTGGTCCTGTCCCTGGTATGAGGTTTCTATTAGTTAATCAGGAAATGAACAGCTCTACTTACTGAAACAATCATAAACAGATTCATATCAATGGATTTTTTCATTTATCCTTGAGGAAAAACAAGCCGCTGAACAAAATTAACTTAAAGATGACTGTAAAAATTCTCTTCTTGGTTCAAAGTTTAATTCCAGTAACCAAAAGCttttctgtgaaataaaaaaatctcagcTACTAGTCATCCAATCACAGGCCATCAAGTaggaatgtttgtttgtttgtgtggtgagCAAGGTAGGTAGCTAAAGGTATTTAAATGCCAGTGTCACAGTGTCTGCTCGTCCTCTGCTCAGTCTGCTCACACAGGTACTAGAAGGTAAGTTGGATGAACCCAATTATTTCAGTTTGAAAGATtctaattttatatatttaatttatatttaatttattatgattaaaataatGTTAAGTTACTGCTTCTAATAAGTTGAAGTTAAAACATAACTAATGTAGGTGATACTATTGCTCTTTATTGTCACCAGAATGCTTTCCCTCCTGTTCTTCGTCGGGCTCTTTGCCAGCTGCCTGGTAAAACGTAAGAAATTCTTTTTACACAATTACTGAACTTTGTACTAATCCTACATCCAAGATATTTCTATATGGATGGTTTAATCAAGAGATGAAGTTTGTCCCTCACGTCATACTTTTTTTTGCACCTCTCCAGCCAACACGGCAGACTACTCCTACTCTGGTTCCATTGGTGGTACTGGGATTGCCTTTTCCTCATCAGGAAAGGGAAGGATCACAGGGATCAGGGTCTGGGAAGTCCCATCTCAATACATCACTGGGTCAGTCTTTCTTCCTTTCAGTTAttatgaaaatgttattttgtcAAAATTGTTCATCGCAGGATTTAAGTAGGACACATTTTTAATCCTGAGTTATGGCAATATAGTGATGTTATAAGTTATACGTTATATTATATCCTCCAACCAGATCGATCCTAGTGTTCCCCATCCctcatgccaaagtgtccttgggcaagatactgaacctccTAAAAAATGTGGcatatagatgcactgtatgaatgtgtgtgtgaattggtgaaAGCTGAAATGTAAAGCAttttgagtggtcattaagactagaaaagagttatataaatacagaccacttACAGACCATTTATTAAAGTAAAGCATAGATTATTCTACTCTCTGTTCCCCAATCATTTCGTATTGCTTAAGATGGTACCAGTGTTTATCACTCCTTTCTGtgcattttctttattctacttttattgtttaattgAGTAAGATATTCAGACTCTATGTATCATAATTTTAAGTTAACTGAGtatttcctctgtttccttGCAGTATCCAGGTACGCCATCAATACATCTGGTCTAAAGTATTTGGACGAGTATATGGCGCAGTGCTTGAGATGTCCCTTTTTGATGGAGAGGGCTTTGTTCAGGTTAGAGATTTCATCGGTACTAAAATAAACAACTACTTAACAATGAAGACAAAATTCTGATAATTTCAATgattaaattttttatattttcattgaaatgacAATTACAGAATTTTTCATGTATCATGTATTAACTTATTGAGTATTaactacaacaacaaaccaTGGTAGTTTGTTTACATTGTCTATTGTTTCAGGTCTCTGGTAAATACCACAGCAATTACATCTATCAGCTGATATTCATAACCTCCAGAGGACGATCCATGAGAGCTGGCCAGCCTTATCAGGTCTTCTACCTATTTTCGATATTGGAATTATCAATACGTTTAATCGTGGTCATGCAATAACATTACACtaatataataatgttttgTTGCAGAAATCATTCAACTTCTACCCGACTCACCCGGAATCAGAGCTACGAATTCTGAGCGGCCGACACAATGGCAATGGGATCACTGCACTGGGAGCTCACTGGGCAACTGGGTTCAATAGCACTAGCGAATAATGAATGAGTTCAGAGCTGAGTGGTGGTGTACTAATTATTGGTTTGATTAATAATCCAAACTTGTCACTGATCAACCTGTAAATTAGTGACCAACATGAGTTGACAAATGTGCACTAGGTAATTTCACCACACTTTCGGAGCAATACATTTGACAATTGAATATGAAACATTGTTTTATTAGTAAAGAAACTAAGATTTAATGGTGAAGGCTCTATATTAACTCATTCTGTGACTCTGTGGTGCATTC from Pleuronectes platessa chromosome 10, fPlePla1.1, whole genome shotgun sequence harbors:
- the LOC128448825 gene encoding zymogen granule membrane protein 16, which produces MLSLLFFVGLFASCLVKPNTADYSYSGSIGGTGIAFSSSGKGRITGIRVWEVPSQYITGIQVRHQYIWSKVFGRVYGAVLEMSLFDGEGFVQVSGKYHSNYIYQLIFITSRGRSMRAGQPYQKSFNFYPTHPESELRILSGRHNGNGITALGAHWATGFNSTSE